The following proteins are co-located in the Gossypium hirsutum isolate 1008001.06 chromosome A02, Gossypium_hirsutum_v2.1, whole genome shotgun sequence genome:
- the LOC107952082 gene encoding xylan glycosyltransferase MUCI21 isoform X1 encodes MVQHQRYNQLKNGGDEEAATLVFVWTDRGYYRRRRPKILSFLLLSLLACGFILAPHFFSFSSALSHLSDFFGVQNDGLAGDLYVNAPLCSSISNGSVCCDRRHFRSDICFMKGDIRTHSPSSSVFLYSPKNSDDDASSTVDGDELQHEKIKPYTRKWETSVMATIDELNLISKRRNSDVDHSCDVIHDVPAVIFSTGGYTGNVYHEFNDGIIPLYITSQQFNKEVVFVILEYHDWWVMKYADILPHLSSYPPIDFNGDNRTHCFTEAITGLRIHDELTVDPTLMKNNESIVDFRNLLDRAYRPRVTGLIRKAQEKTSECALATPKRMHNQQKKPKLVILSRKGSRAITNQNILVKAAEEIGFEVHVLRPEPTTELAKIYMELNSSDAMIGVHGAAMTHFLFMRPRCSVFIQVIPLGTDWAAETYYGEPARKLGLKYIGYKISRRESSLVDEYDKDDPVLTDPSSLNQKGWEYTKKIYLERQNVKLDLTRFRKRLLRAYDYITGIHLQSQHLA; translated from the exons ATGGTGCAGCATCAGCGTTACAATCAGTTGAAAAATGGTGGAGATGAAGAGGCAGCAACCCTTGTTTTCGTGTGGACGGACCGTGGTTATTACAGGAGAAGAAGGCCTAAGATTCTCTCTttccttttactttctcttcttgCTTGTGGCTTCATATTGGCTCCTCACTTCTTTAGCTTTTCTTCTGCTTTATCTCATCTCt CAGATTTTTTTGGTGTACAAAATGACGGCCTTGCTGGTGATTTATATGTAAATGCTCCTCTTTGTTCTTCAATCTCTAATG GTTCAGTTTGCTGTGACAGAAGACATTTTCGATCtgatatttgttttatgaaaGGTGACATAAGAACACATTCTCCCAGCTCTTCGGTTTTCCTTTATTCACCAAAAAATAGCGACGATGACGCTTCAAGTACGGTTGATGGTGATGAACTTCAACACGAAAAGATCAAACCTTATACCCGAAAATGGGAAACGAGTGTAATGGCCACCATTGATGAATTGAACCTTATCTCAAAGAGACGAAATTCGGACGTTGACCATTCTTGTGACGTAATTCATGATGTTCCAGCAGTTATCTTCTCAACTGGAGGCTATACAGGCAACGTTTATCATGAATTCAATGATGGGATCATCCCTCTGTACATCACTTCGCAGCAATTTAACAAGGAGGTGGTGTTTGTGATCCTTGAATATCATGATTGGTGGGTTATGAAGTATGCTGACATCCTTCCACATCTCTCCAGTTATCCACCAATAGACTTCAATGGAGACAATCGAACCCATTGCTTTACTGAGGCAATAACTGGGCTTAGAATCCATGATGAGCTCACTGTGGACCCTACATTGATGAAGAACAATGAGAGTATTGTGGATTTTCGAAACCTTCTCGATAGAGCTTACCGACCCAGAGTTACAGGTTTGATACGAAAAGCACAGGAGAAGACATCAGAGTGCGCATTAGCTACCCCAAAAAGGATGCACAATCAACAAAAGAAACCAAAGTTGGTGATATTGTCTCGGAAAGGTTCTAGAGCAATAACTAACCAAAACATTTTGGTGAAAGCAGCCGAGGAAATTGGGTTTGAGGTTCATGTTTTAAGGCCGGAGCCAACAACGGAATTAGCAAAGATTTACATGGAACTTAATTCAAGCGATGCCATGATTGGTGTCCATGGTGCTGCCATGACTCATTTCCTGTTCATGAGACCTCGCTGCTCGGTTTTCATTCAAGTGATCCCCCTAGGAACAGACTGGGCAGCTGAGACATACTACGGGGAGCCAGCAAGGAAGCTTGGTTTGAAGTATATTGGGTACAAAATCAGCCGTAGAGAGAGCTCATTGGTTGATGAATATGATAAAGACGATCCCGTTCTCACAGACCCTTCTAGTTTAAATCAAAAGGGATGGGAATACACCAAGAAAATCTATCTTGAGCGTCAAAACGTAAAATTAGACCTCACCAGATTCCGGAAGCGCCTTCTTCGTGCTTATGACTATATTACTGGAATCCATCTCCAGTCTCAGCATTTGGCTTAA
- the LOC107952082 gene encoding xylan glycosyltransferase MUCI21 isoform X2, giving the protein MVQHQRYNQLKNGGDEEAATLVFVWTDRGYYRRRRPKILSFLLLSLLACGFILAPHFFSFSSALSHLYFFGVQNDGLAGDLYVNAPLCSSISNGSVCCDRRHFRSDICFMKGDIRTHSPSSSVFLYSPKNSDDDASSTVDGDELQHEKIKPYTRKWETSVMATIDELNLISKRRNSDVDHSCDVIHDVPAVIFSTGGYTGNVYHEFNDGIIPLYITSQQFNKEVVFVILEYHDWWVMKYADILPHLSSYPPIDFNGDNRTHCFTEAITGLRIHDELTVDPTLMKNNESIVDFRNLLDRAYRPRVTGLIRKAQEKTSECALATPKRMHNQQKKPKLVILSRKGSRAITNQNILVKAAEEIGFEVHVLRPEPTTELAKIYMELNSSDAMIGVHGAAMTHFLFMRPRCSVFIQVIPLGTDWAAETYYGEPARKLGLKYIGYKISRRESSLVDEYDKDDPVLTDPSSLNQKGWEYTKKIYLERQNVKLDLTRFRKRLLRAYDYITGIHLQSQHLA; this is encoded by the exons ATGGTGCAGCATCAGCGTTACAATCAGTTGAAAAATGGTGGAGATGAAGAGGCAGCAACCCTTGTTTTCGTGTGGACGGACCGTGGTTATTACAGGAGAAGAAGGCCTAAGATTCTCTCTttccttttactttctcttcttgCTTGTGGCTTCATATTGGCTCCTCACTTCTTTAGCTTTTCTTCTGCTTTATCTCATCTCt ATTTTTTTGGTGTACAAAATGACGGCCTTGCTGGTGATTTATATGTAAATGCTCCTCTTTGTTCTTCAATCTCTAATG GTTCAGTTTGCTGTGACAGAAGACATTTTCGATCtgatatttgttttatgaaaGGTGACATAAGAACACATTCTCCCAGCTCTTCGGTTTTCCTTTATTCACCAAAAAATAGCGACGATGACGCTTCAAGTACGGTTGATGGTGATGAACTTCAACACGAAAAGATCAAACCTTATACCCGAAAATGGGAAACGAGTGTAATGGCCACCATTGATGAATTGAACCTTATCTCAAAGAGACGAAATTCGGACGTTGACCATTCTTGTGACGTAATTCATGATGTTCCAGCAGTTATCTTCTCAACTGGAGGCTATACAGGCAACGTTTATCATGAATTCAATGATGGGATCATCCCTCTGTACATCACTTCGCAGCAATTTAACAAGGAGGTGGTGTTTGTGATCCTTGAATATCATGATTGGTGGGTTATGAAGTATGCTGACATCCTTCCACATCTCTCCAGTTATCCACCAATAGACTTCAATGGAGACAATCGAACCCATTGCTTTACTGAGGCAATAACTGGGCTTAGAATCCATGATGAGCTCACTGTGGACCCTACATTGATGAAGAACAATGAGAGTATTGTGGATTTTCGAAACCTTCTCGATAGAGCTTACCGACCCAGAGTTACAGGTTTGATACGAAAAGCACAGGAGAAGACATCAGAGTGCGCATTAGCTACCCCAAAAAGGATGCACAATCAACAAAAGAAACCAAAGTTGGTGATATTGTCTCGGAAAGGTTCTAGAGCAATAACTAACCAAAACATTTTGGTGAAAGCAGCCGAGGAAATTGGGTTTGAGGTTCATGTTTTAAGGCCGGAGCCAACAACGGAATTAGCAAAGATTTACATGGAACTTAATTCAAGCGATGCCATGATTGGTGTCCATGGTGCTGCCATGACTCATTTCCTGTTCATGAGACCTCGCTGCTCGGTTTTCATTCAAGTGATCCCCCTAGGAACAGACTGGGCAGCTGAGACATACTACGGGGAGCCAGCAAGGAAGCTTGGTTTGAAGTATATTGGGTACAAAATCAGCCGTAGAGAGAGCTCATTGGTTGATGAATATGATAAAGACGATCCCGTTCTCACAGACCCTTCTAGTTTAAATCAAAAGGGATGGGAATACACCAAGAAAATCTATCTTGAGCGTCAAAACGTAAAATTAGACCTCACCAGATTCCGGAAGCGCCTTCTTCGTGCTTATGACTATATTACTGGAATCCATCTCCAGTCTCAGCATTTGGCTTAA